A section of the Leptospira kobayashii genome encodes:
- a CDS encoding PP2C family protein-serine/threonine phosphatase, protein MKLNRRESDKFQLDQEVLKIARICLGVFSAFIAFGIFAPTEEQGLYDPKWIRIVHSGVTFAFFLLSYFSFLIRRYIQSITLVFFYTMSTHSLALLYWNSLFVGYLIGMVMVISCIGVSFVDRRWLVNYLVSVSSAGILVGIYTVDPQVDLSLYITSIITPAIVSYLTLNVRLGSVAKLRDSESQLKLFHDRVSRDLELAQEIQNNLVTTTWPKIPNTKFTSFFRSFEKVGGDAISYKLRSDGSIAIFFADVSGHGIASAMVSAMAVLAFNIHAVEEEPATCLKSMHEDLKNLVTTNHISAVVVYYFPETKKISYSYAGHPPLLHLKTDGKFQFLEGSGRLIVSMLEPKLRNYSRVLEEGDRLLFYSDGMIEVFDEEDEIFGEENLVNSIKNHFDKKGETLLNALFEDVTAYSKESASDDMSMLLLELQ, encoded by the coding sequence ATGAAGCTAAATAGGAGAGAATCCGACAAGTTCCAATTGGACCAGGAAGTGTTGAAAATCGCAAGGATTTGCCTTGGAGTATTTTCCGCATTTATTGCTTTTGGAATTTTTGCCCCCACCGAAGAACAAGGCCTCTATGATCCGAAGTGGATTCGAATCGTTCACTCCGGCGTTACATTCGCTTTTTTTCTTCTCTCTTATTTTTCCTTTCTGATTCGCAGATACATCCAATCGATTACTCTTGTGTTTTTTTATACAATGAGTACGCATTCTCTTGCTCTACTTTATTGGAACTCGCTTTTCGTCGGTTATCTGATCGGTATGGTTATGGTGATCAGTTGTATCGGAGTGAGTTTTGTAGATCGCAGATGGCTTGTGAATTATTTGGTGTCTGTTTCGTCTGCAGGAATTCTTGTAGGGATTTATACGGTAGACCCGCAAGTAGATCTTTCTCTTTATATCACATCCATCATCACCCCGGCGATCGTATCTTATCTTACTTTGAATGTAAGACTTGGTTCCGTTGCAAAATTAAGAGATTCGGAATCCCAATTGAAACTTTTTCACGATCGGGTTTCCCGTGATTTGGAACTTGCTCAGGAAATACAGAACAATCTCGTTACAACTACTTGGCCGAAAATTCCAAATACCAAATTCACTTCGTTTTTTCGTTCCTTTGAAAAAGTGGGGGGAGATGCGATCAGTTATAAATTAAGATCCGACGGCAGCATCGCTATTTTTTTTGCCGATGTTTCCGGTCATGGAATTGCATCCGCAATGGTTTCCGCCATGGCAGTGCTGGCGTTTAACATCCATGCTGTGGAAGAGGAACCGGCGACTTGTTTGAAGTCCATGCACGAGGATTTGAAAAACTTAGTCACAACCAACCATATCAGTGCCGTTGTTGTTTATTATTTTCCCGAGACGAAAAAGATCAGTTATTCCTATGCGGGTCATCCTCCTCTTTTGCATTTGAAAACGGACGGAAAATTTCAGTTTTTAGAAGGAAGCGGAAGATTGATTGTATCCATGTTGGAACCTAAGCTTAGAAATTATTCCAGGGTTTTGGAAGAAGGAGATAGACTTTTGTTTTACTCCGACGGAATGATAGAAGTTTTTGATGAAGAAGATGAGATTTTCGGAGAAGAGAATCTTGTAAACAGTATCAAAAACCATTTCGATAAAAAAGGAGAAACATTATTAAACGCACTTTTCGAAGATGTGACTGCCTATTCCAAGGAATCCGCATCCGATGATATGAGTATGCTTTTACTTGAACTTCAATGA
- a CDS encoding acyl-CoA thioesterase, with amino-acid sequence MGKPAKYKHSYFQKVAWGEMDAFGHVNNVTYVRYFETARADYFTAESLWDSPLKPVRFGPVLTHLDMDYRKQVVFPATLEVSLEVDSISSRAFTVVCSMWNQTDDCVLTGHASFIWFDFELQKPSQIPDVFREKFGSK; translated from the coding sequence ATGGGAAAACCCGCCAAATACAAACACAGTTATTTTCAAAAAGTGGCATGGGGAGAGATGGACGCCTTCGGACATGTCAACAATGTAACTTATGTTAGATATTTTGAGACTGCTCGTGCGGATTATTTTACCGCGGAATCTCTTTGGGATTCTCCTCTAAAGCCGGTTAGGTTCGGTCCCGTACTGACCCATTTGGATATGGACTATCGAAAACAAGTTGTATTTCCCGCTACATTGGAAGTTTCCCTGGAAGTGGATTCCATTTCATCCCGCGCTTTTACAGTTGTATGTTCCATGTGGAATCAAACGGACGATTGTGTCCTGACGGGACACGCCAGTTTTATCTGGTTTGATTTTGAACTTCAAAAACCTTCCCAGATTCCCGATGTTTTTCGGGAAAAATTTGGTTCTAAATGA
- the pbpC gene encoding penicillin-binding protein 1C produces MILLFRKERFKLLFFLLSYSYSISLFAFPRFEEVRSSYLPSDILILDRNGEKLQSIRTLHNYRSLSWIPSETLAKHTIDAILLSEDKNFREHKGVDSLAFIGSVWEKFRGGNLRGGSTITMQLVSLLDGDLKPEKGRRSFFQKMKQIQRAMDLEEAWSKEEILTAYLNLIYFKGELKGIHSASLGLFQKDPEYLSPNESYILSVLIRAPEANLEKIIERACILKKKTEGQTFQDCDSLELTAKKSFFKGMEFSANPSFAPQFGAYSIQKGISNGEKTSLSKSLQDRIAKILVSHISPLRSQNVTDGAVLVLHNRTGQVLGYLGNQGSASEVSYLDLIQTKRQAGSTLKPFVYAQSFQEKKLTPGSILNDAPTDIPVFRGIYRPLNYDKSYQGKVTVKQSLGSSLNIPAVRTLSYLDMGKFINTLSKLGFKELAYPEFYGPSLALGTADVSLWELTNAYRTFANAGIYSEPKVRFEELGEVSKDRRTSSDEILPEENIIFRPEVAFLITSILSDREARAPSFGWENHLSTSFFTAVKTGTSQDMRDNWCIGYSGEYTVGVWVGNAKGLPMKDVSGIAGAAPVWRDVMEFLHSETPSLYPKPPENVFYNTNKQTYYEKGLEDESMETFPVSKIKIPPKIISPADQTVFADDPDIPKGRQKILFKLNRYEKNSNWSLNKKILGPATEPFFWNLEKGNFQLELLDQSGKVLDQVSFEVR; encoded by the coding sequence GTGATCCTTTTGTTTCGAAAAGAAAGATTCAAACTTCTTTTTTTTCTGCTATCTTACAGTTATAGTATTTCTCTTTTTGCATTCCCTCGTTTTGAAGAAGTCCGCTCTTCCTATCTCCCTTCCGATATTCTAATTCTTGATAGAAACGGAGAAAAACTCCAATCCATTCGTACATTACATAATTATCGTTCTCTTTCCTGGATACCTTCGGAAACTCTCGCCAAACATACAATCGATGCCATTCTTCTCAGCGAAGATAAGAATTTTCGGGAACATAAAGGAGTGGATAGTCTTGCTTTTATCGGATCCGTTTGGGAGAAATTTCGCGGGGGAAATCTTCGGGGCGGTTCTACCATTACGATGCAACTGGTTTCCCTCTTGGATGGAGATCTGAAGCCGGAAAAGGGAAGGCGTAGTTTTTTCCAAAAAATGAAACAAATCCAAAGAGCAATGGATTTGGAAGAGGCCTGGTCGAAAGAAGAAATTCTGACCGCTTATCTCAATTTGATTTATTTTAAGGGGGAATTGAAAGGAATCCATTCCGCGAGCTTGGGACTTTTTCAAAAAGATCCCGAATATTTGTCGCCTAATGAATCTTATATACTTTCGGTTTTAATCCGTGCTCCCGAAGCGAATCTGGAAAAAATCATAGAGAGGGCCTGCATTCTCAAGAAAAAGACGGAAGGACAAACATTTCAGGATTGTGATTCTTTGGAATTGACAGCTAAGAAATCGTTTTTTAAGGGAATGGAGTTCTCAGCTAATCCGAGTTTTGCGCCACAGTTCGGAGCTTATTCCATTCAGAAAGGAATTTCCAATGGTGAAAAAACATCCCTTTCCAAAAGTCTGCAGGATAGGATTGCAAAGATACTTGTTTCTCATATTTCCCCGCTTCGTTCTCAGAATGTTACCGATGGTGCCGTGCTTGTATTGCACAACCGAACGGGACAAGTGCTGGGTTATCTGGGAAACCAGGGTAGTGCAAGCGAAGTGTCTTATCTTGATTTGATTCAAACCAAAAGACAAGCCGGTTCCACTCTCAAACCTTTCGTATATGCTCAAAGTTTTCAGGAAAAAAAACTCACTCCCGGTTCCATTCTGAATGATGCGCCGACCGATATTCCCGTATTTCGTGGGATTTACCGGCCTTTGAATTATGATAAATCTTACCAGGGTAAGGTGACGGTAAAACAAAGCCTCGGTTCTTCCCTGAATATTCCTGCGGTAAGAACTCTTTCTTATTTGGATATGGGAAAATTCATAAACACATTATCCAAACTGGGATTTAAGGAACTCGCTTATCCCGAATTTTACGGACCTTCTCTCGCTTTGGGAACGGCGGATGTCAGTCTTTGGGAATTAACGAACGCTTATCGAACGTTTGCCAATGCAGGAATTTATTCCGAGCCGAAGGTTCGATTCGAAGAGTTAGGTGAAGTTTCGAAAGATAGGCGGACATCTTCCGATGAAATTTTGCCGGAAGAAAATATTATCTTTCGTCCCGAGGTGGCATTTTTAATTACTAGTATTCTTTCCGATAGGGAAGCGCGTGCTCCAAGTTTCGGTTGGGAAAATCATCTATCCACATCGTTTTTCACTGCGGTGAAAACGGGAACGAGTCAAGATATGAGAGACAATTGGTGTATCGGTTATTCCGGCGAATACACGGTCGGAGTTTGGGTGGGAAATGCGAAAGGTTTACCCATGAAAGATGTTTCCGGTATCGCCGGCGCCGCTCCTGTCTGGAGGGATGTGATGGAATTCCTTCATTCGGAAACTCCTTCCCTCTATCCGAAGCCTCCTGAAAATGTTTTTTACAATACCAACAAACAGACGTACTATGAAAAGGGTTTGGAAGACGAGTCTATGGAAACGTTTCCTGTTTCCAAAATCAAAATTCCGCCGAAAATCATTTCGCCTGCGGATCAGACCGTTTTTGCAGATGATCCCGATATCCCGAAAGGAAGACAAAAAATCTTATTCAAACTGAATCGGTATGAAAAAAATTCAAATTGGTCTTTGAATAAAAAAATCCTCGGACCGGCTACGGAACCTTTTTTTTGGAACTTGGAAAAAGGCAATTTCCAATTGGAGCTCTTGGATCAAAGTGGAAAAGTGTTGGATCAAGTTTCGTTCGAAGTTCGTTAG